From Desulfobacteraceae bacterium, a single genomic window includes:
- a CDS encoding YggT family protein has product MFIIGNLLIAVATVIDYVLLFFMWIVVARAVLSWVNPDPYNPIVRFINSVTEPVLYQIRRRLPVSFGGLDLSPIIVFLVVIFLRKFLVESLFRMAALL; this is encoded by the coding sequence ATGTTTATCATCGGCAATCTTCTGATCGCGGTGGCGACGGTCATCGACTACGTGCTGCTTTTTTTCATGTGGATCGTTGTGGCCCGCGCCGTTTTGTCCTGGGTCAACCCGGATCCCTACAACCCCATTGTGCGTTTTATCAACAGCGTCACCGAGCCCGTGCTCTACCAGATCCGCAGACGATTGCCGGTAAGTTTTGGGGGACTTGACCTCTCGCCGATCATCGTTTTTCTGGTGGTCATTTTTCTGCGGAAGTTTCTCGTGGAAAGCCTCTTCCGGATGGCGGCCCTCTTGTAG